One segment of Thermodesulfobacteriota bacterium DNA contains the following:
- the trbC gene encoding type-F conjugative transfer system pilin assembly protein TrbC: MAQDIKREPTQEELNQVKEILRNFQKPQEEKATEALKSFLKPDQQKAEEFLQVDEDGPQNKTANAKLFYFFSFSMPEGSLKAVVSEAEKTGAVMVLRGMNEDIGLRATMLKASELLKRSSTGLPSFERRTGTTGFEEESYQVEVWIHPVLFRCFHVDAVPEIVYVTGEQDQEGCSQDYIKVRGNVSLDYGLGIIAKEDKGVEKYLKLLKEDFYHEKN; encoded by the coding sequence ATGGCTCAAGATATAAAAAGAGAGCCAACACAGGAAGAGCTTAATCAGGTAAAGGAGATTCTAAGGAACTTTCAAAAACCTCAGGAAGAAAAGGCAACAGAAGCCCTAAAAAGTTTCCTAAAACCAGACCAGCAAAAAGCAGAAGAATTTTTACAAGTAGATGAAGATGGCCCACAAAACAAAACCGCAAACGCAAAGCTCTTCTACTTCTTTTCATTCTCCATGCCTGAGGGAAGCTTGAAGGCTGTAGTTTCTGAAGCCGAGAAAACCGGGGCAGTGATGGTGCTAAGGGGAATGAACGAGGATATAGGACTTAGGGCGACAATGCTCAAAGCTTCCGAGCTTCTTAAGCGTAGTTCGACTGGGCTCCCTTCGTTTGAACGCAGGACAGGCACCACAGGATTTGAGGAAGAAAGTTATCAGGTCGAGGTATGGATTCATCCTGTGCTTTTCAGGTGCTTTCATGTCGATGCAGTCCCAGAGATCGTGTATGTAACGGGAGAGCAGGATCAGGAGGGCTGTTCCCAGGACTACATCAAGGTTAGGGGCAATGTATCCCTTGATTATGGCCTAGGGATTATTGCAAAGGAAGATAAGGGCGTTGAGAAGTACCTGAAACTTCTCAAGGAGGATTTCTATCATGAGAAAAACTAG
- a CDS encoding TraU family protein, with product MKWRIPLLLILITCLILPSPSRGEATCGGRIFNPLTDVDWLGVFPIKIGGIPIIPIGEDTNTVSPFPPFCICFDGPIPRIGIKVSFWEPRRLIEVVRGPGCFPSLGGITLPLPSFAKRGAHASTADRGESSSFLHVHYYIYPVFAILNLFTDFACFSGSNISLVYMSEFDPLWNNDELSALINPEAALFANPVAQAVCAADAVSASFGFPIDELFWCAGSWGSMYPLTGTVSESGDLPGVYTLTATRVIDKHHRLGLERKTVGEEALCSSVPAPIIVKSQYKLQIAYPGPGRVFPLGRITIRWAPGHWYPGLGEDWTLVLWRKKDCCVL from the coding sequence ATGAAATGGAGAATCCCTCTTTTACTGATTCTTATTACCTGTCTTATTCTTCCCTCACCTTCACGAGGTGAAGCAACCTGTGGCGGAAGGATCTTTAACCCGCTAACCGACGTGGACTGGCTAGGAGTATTTCCCATAAAAATAGGCGGAATACCAATAATTCCAATCGGGGAAGATACAAACACCGTATCCCCTTTTCCTCCTTTCTGTATCTGCTTTGACGGCCCCATCCCCAGAATAGGAATCAAGGTCTCATTCTGGGAGCCAAGGCGTCTAATTGAAGTAGTAAGGGGTCCCGGGTGTTTTCCTTCTCTTGGTGGAATTACTCTTCCCCTGCCCTCTTTCGCAAAGCGTGGTGCCCATGCTTCCACGGCAGATAGAGGTGAATCTTCTTCCTTTCTTCACGTCCACTACTACATTTACCCCGTGTTTGCGATATTAAATCTATTCACCGATTTTGCCTGTTTTTCAGGCAGCAACATCAGCCTTGTCTATATGAGCGAGTTCGATCCCCTATGGAACAACGATGAGCTCTCTGCTCTAATTAATCCCGAAGCCGCCCTTTTTGCAAACCCGGTAGCACAGGCCGTATGTGCCGCGGATGCAGTAAGCGCATCTTTTGGATTTCCCATAGACGAGCTCTTCTGGTGTGCCGGTTCCTGGGGGAGCATGTATCCCTTAACCGGGACTGTAAGCGAGTCCGGAGACCTGCCTGGCGTGTATACACTAACTGCAACAAGGGTAATTGATAAGCACCACCGTTTAGGGCTTGAGAGAAAGACTGTAGGAGAAGAGGCCCTGTGTAGTTCCGTTCCTGCTCCTATCATAGTCAAATCGCAGTACAAGCTTCAGATTGCATATCCAGGCCCTGGGAGGGTATTTCCTTTAGGACGGATAACAATTAGATGGGCGCCGGGCCACTGGTATCCCGGACTCGGAGAGGATTGGACACTTGTACTATGGAGAAAAAAAGACTGCTGTGTTCTTTAG
- a CDS encoding DUF4365 domain-containing protein — MGKKVHKNLMKGNYGEHLVAHILSEFCFVRPVVGHTDIGVDLYCESIIDGIPFLHFWVQVKSSEDIPNEERQVKFRFDTSSLEYWEKQPVPVLSLLVPIKWPPEKIAFIHVVDISFSILEKGINKGKTQVLKSLPNYALPISDSKQLSSKLNKLLVEHMPITISAMYAREGFIYAAPKPKEEHTKYYAGHFLSRYIHKIGERTRQAVTFGELKKDEHYEVHEALGLLNEAEGKLTKAKSCYQRAIKSIMGDPKINYNQPPWSEVVERLQERKRKLNNPMRKSTF, encoded by the coding sequence ATGGGCAAGAAAGTACATAAGAATTTGATGAAGGGAAACTATGGCGAACACCTGGTTGCACATATTCTCAGTGAGTTTTGCTTTGTACGACCTGTAGTTGGACATACTGATATCGGAGTGGATTTGTATTGTGAATCGATAATTGATGGTATTCCTTTTCTACATTTTTGGGTTCAAGTAAAAAGTTCAGAAGATATTCCGAATGAAGAAAGGCAGGTTAAATTTAGATTCGATACTTCTAGTCTTGAGTATTGGGAAAAGCAACCCGTTCCGGTTTTATCCTTGTTAGTTCCGATTAAATGGCCACCCGAAAAAATTGCATTTATACATGTCGTTGATATCAGCTTCTCAATTCTTGAAAAAGGAATAAATAAGGGAAAGACACAGGTTTTAAAGTCACTACCTAACTATGCTCTTCCCATATCAGACTCTAAACAACTTTCAAGTAAACTTAATAAACTTCTGGTAGAGCATATGCCAATCACTATTTCTGCGATGTATGCAAGAGAGGGCTTTATTTACGCCGCACCTAAGCCGAAAGAAGAACATACAAAATATTATGCTGGTCATTTTCTTTCTAGGTATATTCATAAAATAGGAGAACGTACTAGACAAGCGGTAACTTTTGGAGAGCTTAAGAAAGACGAACATTATGAAGTTCACGAGGCACTTGGCTTACTTAATGAGGCTGAAGGAAAACTAACCAAGGCAAAATCTTGTTATCAAAGGGCGATCAAGTCTATAATGGGTGACCCTAAAATTAACTATAACCAGCCGCCTTGGTCTGAAGTTGTGGAGAGATTGCAAGAGCGCAAAAGAAAGTTGAATAATCCAATGCGGAAGAGTACCTTTTGA